The Apostichopus japonicus isolate 1M-3 chromosome 20, ASM3797524v1, whole genome shotgun sequence genome contains a region encoding:
- the LOC139960980 gene encoding adhesion G protein-coupled receptor E5-like, whose amino-acid sequence MLLKMGKDSLFLISIIGICCFCLTSYTKAESTVLLTSEITRETTTPQWATFWTTKYSAVETTASPRTLPLETTAGPVESSQDVTEDYLNPDFYIDLIQETDAPIVKRTLNAVRWIGSSLSVVGLVACVLTLTLIKSLRVKQPTKIHVNFCLCLIGFYVSFLAGDLSSPHQTHCKNTSAAIQYFALSTVGWMTVEAVNMYFLFVKYETMSIQYFIPVSCVLVYGYPLIPVLIAVCLTSPDKYDCCFLPPTGSGHFYGFLFNLLVLVGFNITIFLLVIRKVVFRKIMITSAEQNRKKEIIARIRQFVLFWVLLGPSWIFGFLSILPNREMFFSEILFCICTSLQGFVLFLFVCVRNPEVKKKLCERRHSNKNDSHEME is encoded by the exons atGCTTTTAAAGATGGGAAAAGACAGTCTATTCTTGATATCGATAATTGGCATCTGTTGCTTTTGTTTGACATCCTACACCAAAG CTGAGTCGACGGTCCTTCTAACGTCGGAGATAACCAGAGAGACGACAACCCCTCAATGGGCTACCTTTTGGACAACTA AATATAGTGCTGTGGAAACAACGGCATCGCCTAGAACATTACCTCTGGAGACCACAGCTGGACCCGTTGAGTCAAGTCAGGATGTTACGGAAGACTATCTGAATCCAGACTTTTATATAGATTTG ATACAGGAAACGGATGCGCCTATTGTGAAACGAACTTTGAATGCTGTAAGATGGATTGGCTCATCGCTCTCTGTAGTTGGCCTTGTTGCTTGTGTCCTTACTTTGACACTGATAAA AAGTCTTCGCGTGAAACAACCCACCAAAATCCATGTCAACTTCTGTTTGTGTTTGATCGGTTTCTACGTGTCATTTTTGGCGGGAGATTTATCCTCCCCTCATCAAACACACTGCAAAAATACCTCAGCAGCCATACAATACTTCGCTTTATCAACAGTGGGGTGGATGACTGTTGAGGCAGTTAATATGTATTTCTTATTTGTGAAGTATGAAACGATGAGCATACAATACTTCATTCCCGTGTCGTGTGTGTTGGTCTACG GTTATCCTCTTATACCAGTTCTTATTGCAGTTTGTCTCACCAGCCCAGATAAATATGACTg CTGTTTCTTACCACCAACCGGAAGTGGCCATTTCTACGGTTTTCTGTTCAATTTACTGGTTCTCGTCGGTTTCAACATCACCATTTTCCTCTTGGTCATCCGAAAAGTAGTTTTTAGAAAAATTATGATAACGAGTGCTGagcaaaacagaaagaaagaaatcataGCGAGGATTCgacagtttgttttattttgggtTCTCCTTGGACCATCATGGATTTTTGgatttctttctattttaccGAACAGGGAAATGTTTTTCTCTGAGATCTTATTTTGTATTTGCACTTCGCTTCAAGGGTTCGTTCTATTTCTATTCGTTTGTGTGAGAAATCCAGAGGTTAAAAAGAAACTATGCGAAAGGCGTCACTCTAACAAAAATGACTCGCATGAGATGGAATAG